ataatatatctctatccttatattttaataatatataactttttagcattttaaatcacattggtataatttttacatttatgtaaaaaaaatgaatctgatttctttttgcccctctcccccttctctgtccccagctccAACCTCAGGTTAGCTCTAACCCCTCCAAAGCCCTCCACATTCATGTAACTGGgctcagctataaaaaacaatgagCCTTTTTTTACTTGAATCTTTGATAAGTTTACTTAGAATGACTCTCCGAAAATGCTAAAGAGACACTTAATCTTTcgaataatttccttttttatgttaaTATGGACTAGGGTTATTCTACTGGAATTGCTTCTATATTGAATTGATTACTACATTTTTGTTCAAGTGGTGAGCAGATATGTTGAAATAAACATCAGTAGCAACTTCTTGTTCATTGGATACCCTTTAGGGCATAGTTTGTCTCTTCTAGTGCATATAGTTCTACCATTGAGACTTCACTTTActgaggggctgggaagggggaaGGTTCAGATTCCTTTTTCTGAGCATGATTCTCATAATTAGCCATAGAATCTTTGACatgttaaaacattttctaaaaacgTTATAGAAATTTTCTTCAAATCTAGTGACCTtagataaaaatggaatttttatgcAGTATATAAATAGTAAAGACATCTAAGTTCTAAATTTTGAAATACCAGGTCAGAAATAGATACTGTGGGAAATTCAGGAAATCTTGAATGAGAAATAACATTGTCAGTttgctatgaatatttttcatttgcacaATTTGAGTCTCTAGAGGTCATTAGAGTTTTTGAATCCTCTGATTTACCACAGAAAATATTCCTTGCTACCATTAGCTGTCTGTTGCTGTCTTTctgtttaaaatgcttttcttggccgcgcatggtggctcacgcctgtaatcctaacactctgggaggctgaggcaggaggattgcttgagctcaggagttcgagaccagcctgagcaagagcgagacctcgtctctactataaacagaaataaattaaccaaacaattacaaacagaaaaaattagccaggcacagtggtgcgtgTCTGTAGACCCagtacccaggaggctgaggcaagaggattgcttgggcccaggagtttgaggttgctgtgagctaggctgatgccatggcactctagcccaggcaacagagtgagactctgtctcaaaaataaataaataaataaaataagaaataaaatgctttcctttatttttaaattgttccaAAGCTACATGAACAtggataaaaattagaaaataagcaaaactagAATACTTCCAAATTCGACTGTTAAATATgaacacttattttaaaatatattcttctgtGTATTGTTCcatgaacaaaaatttatatatacagttgatccttgaacaatgtGAAGTTAGCAGTGCCAAGCCCATGCAGTTGAAAATCGATGTGTTAATAGAAAAACCAAAGTCTGCAAGatattttaaagaggtttattttgagccaaatatGAGTAACCACAGCCTGGGGAAAACACAAATCCAAGAAACCTTGAGTAAGTGGTCCTAAGGCTGTCAAATTACAGTTTGggtttatacatttcaggaaggCAGGAATTACAGGCAAAAacataaatcagtacatggaaggtatacattggtttggcctaaaaaggtGGGATATCTTGAAGTGGAGGTTTTCAGGTCATAGGTAGATATAGAGATTGTTTAActtggagtcagtagaaaggaatgctaAAGTTAAGATACTGGAGTCTTTTGCCTGTCATGTGAtaccatgcaaaaaaaaaacaacctattgAACAAGATTTTATGGATTGTAAGGCATTACTTATCCCTTGCTTTACATGGCGTTAGGTCTTGCTTATAATTTGATATCTTCTTGACACAAAGAGTGTGTTTTATCAGTCTTATTTTACCATTAATGCTGGTCAGTTTTTATGACTAAACTCCAAAAGAGAAGTATAACGAGGCATATCCAACCTCCCCTCCCATCATGGCCAAGAAATCAATTTttcaggtttctctggggtccctttggccaACAGCAGGTCCATTCATTTGTTTGGGAGgattaggattttatttttagtttacacatgtattacttttgactttcccaaaacttaactactaaatagcctactgttgaccaaaaGCCTTATCAgtaacagtcaattaacacatattttatatgttatatgtattatatacatactCTTACATGAAagtaagcaagagaaaagaaaatgttaagaaaattataaggaagagaaaacatatttactattcattaagttgAAGTGGATCATTATAAGGGTCTTCATCTTCTCATTGAGCAggtggaggaggaagtggaggagttGGGCAGAGCCAGAAGAAAATCTGTCTATAAGTGTATAACACATGCAGACCCatattgttcaagagtcaactctctatataaatttatatacatacttgtatatatgtatatatatatgtactttttcAATATAGGACCATGCTATATAtactgttttgtaatttttttcacttaacaatgcaTTTGTCAATAATCTACATCATCATTTTAATACTTGCATAGTAATCTATTCTacataaatcatatatatatatatatatatatatatatatatatatatatatatatatgtattttgagacagagtctcactcttttgccttgagtacagtgctgtggcatcagcctaactcacagtagTGAGTTTGACCGCCTCAGGACCACTTACTCAAGGTTTCTTGGATTTGTGTTTTCCCCAGGCTGTCGTCACTCATATttggctcaaactcctgggcttgcttaagtgatccttctgcctcagcctcccgagtagctgggactacaggcacgagccacaacacctggctaattgttctgttttcagtagagacggcatctcactcttgctcaggctagtctcaactTCTGATctcagggatcctcccacctcagcctcccagagtgctaggattacaggcatgagccaccacactcggcccacaaattatatttctagcttttatttcttttggcatGTTTGAAGGtaaaagagaataaacaaataagattTGAACAtaagtattataattttcttatgatttatttatttatttgcctccTCTTACAAAAATATTCCATACACTGAATAAAAATTGGgaatttaggccaggtgtggtgaacTTTAgtttttgggtggttttacactggtgggtgtgtATTATGCTGTTGCATGAACAATGCAGtgctgagtatttcctgcagggcagatctggtcatgagaaattccctcagtgtttgcttctctGGAAAAGTATTCCTcattcatatatgaaacttagttttgcagaatacaaaactctaggctggccattgttctgtttaagaagtcTGAATATGGGGCTCCAGTtgcttctggcttgtaaggtctctgctgagaagactgcagttagcctgataagttttcctttgtaagttacttaatgtttttgcctcatggcttgcaggagttcctccttcatgttgactttgtccagtttgatgactatgtgtcttggtgattccTTCCTTGCAATGAATCTCCTAGGTGTTTGTTTGGCTTCTTATATTTGGATATCTagatctctagcaagaccagggacgttttcctcaattattcccacAGATAGGTTGTCCAGACCTTGCATTTTTTCCTCTTCACTCTCAGGGATGCTTATGTTTCTTAtctttggccattttacataatcccttATTTCTCATAGGCTTTGTTTcttgattctttgttttttatttttgactgactgggttcaTTTGAAAgacttgtcttcaagctctgaaattcttctgCCTGGGTTAgtctattcttaaggctttccactgtgttttttgTACTtgcttaaatgaatttttaatttccagaagttctatttgtttttttcttaaatatgtgtctctctttagtgaaatttttattcatttcctcagttgtttttctggtttctttgagttggttttccattttctcttggatttcattgagcttcctacAATCcgtatttagaattatttatctgtcatttatttttattttgattgggATCCATTGCTGGTGTGCCCCTTTGGGGATGTCCTTTCACTCTGTTTTTCATACTTACAGTTCTTGTGCTGATACCTCCTTATCTGGAGCAACTGTCACTtcttgtttctgtattttctttggtTTAGATGGGGCTTCTCCCACCCCACACTTATAAGGGTTATGTCTGTAgtatatgttgggtaagaacctttggctttgcttgggGGGTGCTTTGATGGTGACCTAGGTTCTGgatatagatatccttagtgttgtggttttctcagttgctagttttttgtaggctgtagcagtggtgagctatTTGTATGGGCacattccctgtctctctttgatgagggaggatggaggtctttgaaatcctttctctttccctagcCTTTCGATCTCCATAACAGTGTGTGAATTGTGTTGGCATACctagtttaatctctgagacaataggtggtgcttgtgggtaagaatcagccACACCCTGTAAGATTTGCGTCAGTAAATCCTGTAAAGGGCATGTAAACTGACCTCCCTGTCactaggtggcacttgcttgaaGGAACAAGCTATAATGCTGTTTCTGGGACCTGTGACAATTAGTGGTCcagctatttttaatagaatagggtcttgctcctgctcaggctggtcttgaactcctgacctcgagtgagcctcccaccttggcctcctagagtgctaggattacaggtgaatTCTTGCACTTTGATAAGTTCTAAGAACTGTGGTGATTCAGGATAAGGGTTATAAGGTGGTGGGGGgttgggaggagagaaaaaaggaaacctGTATTGAGGCTATCAAATGAAGGAAATTCCTTATGTCCCCGAGCTCCTAGGAATGCCTGATTAAATGTACTTTTGcaaattctttcctttcttacctTCTACCCCTGCAGAATCCAGGGTAATCATACCCCTTAGGCATAGATTCATGATCTTCTACATCTGACATGATGTAAATGCATACCCATCATGTCAGAGGGTAAACACTTTCCAACATTATTGGGAGAAAGAAATTTAGTTTGGGTAAAACTAAAAaccaggtttttttgtttttttcctttgtggaaggaaaaaggagtgagctatatgaagaaaattattgaTTCTCCATGTCCCAAAGCAAGACACTTACAATTTGCAGCTGCTTACAATCTTGGAAGAGCTTATTATGAAGGAAAAGGTGTTACGCGatcagatgaggaagctgaaagGTAATCTTATCTGAGAGCAAGATTTTGTTTGAATGAAATGCTGAAACAAAGAATAACTTGCCTTGCTTTCTCTTTTAGACTGTGGCTTTTTGCTGCAGACAATGGAAATCCAAAAGCCAGTGTGAAGGCTCAAAGTATTTTAGGATTGTATTATTCAACAAAAGAGCCTAAAGAGCTAGAAAAGGtaacatttctctcttctcttttgtagagataggggtgcTGCCATGTGGCCCAGactagacttgaactcctgggctcaagtgatcctcctgcctcagcctctcaagtagcttgggctataggcatgcactgTTGTACTCAGTTCTTGGTGTTTCAATGCTAGCATTGTTTTTAGATTAATATGTTTCACTATTTCTTTTTCGAGAGGATGGAGAGGAATAATTGTATAGATTTGAATATCTCCTATACTTccttaaaatgcaaagaaagttTACATTTTAGGATCCTCAAAGCTCATTTCACACCTATTACTTATCTATAAATGCTAACTTCCCTACCTCTACCAAAGGAGACCAAAGATGTAAAGAGTATTTTGCATACTATAAAAAGCTACATATACAGAGTATTACACTATAAAATCTAAAAGGTGGACAGCCTGGGTATAAATCCTTTTAagtatgaataaattaatattaccTTGGATTTGAGGAATATATGATActaataagtaaaatatactaAGAATTGGAAATTAAATCCATTTAAgattttcacagaaatataatCTCTTTCATCATCAATAACTGAAACATCTTCCAAAAATCCTACAAGGAGAAAGAAATGTACAGCTGAGTCCTACTTGTCAGAGAGGAGTTAATGGTAAACTTGTAAGAGGAGCATAGCTAAAACCATTCTCAGATACATAATGAAATAGCCActtggaaagaatttttttaactaATACAAATTCATTGTAACTGTGAATTAAGCAAATGTGCTTGAGACCACCTAAAGCTTTTAACCTTGGTTGTCTTTGATCTCGGGCAGCTGCCCGCCTCAGATGCACTTGGAGCTTTACCTGTCCCTTAGCCTCAGGGACCCTGCTGTGCCTTTCACACACTTCCTATTTTACACCTTTTTGATCCTTATTCTGGTGTATCAAGAATCTTGCAGCCTAGGACACCTGATCCTCCTCTGCCATGACCTCACCTGCACTGTGGGTAGACAGCAGTGGAACTCACCTTCACACTCTGTAAGCATGTGAGTTTGGTGCTAGTGTGAAAGACTTTCAAGAGGCTAGCAACTGTTACTTCTAGATGAATAATAGTGCTACCTTGTAAGATGTTTTTCTGTCTAGTATTCCCTTGTAATTTCACCTCCTGAGTAATAAATAGAATGATGAAATTGTGCTTTTTCTTAGGCATTTTATTGGCATTCAGAAGCGTGTGGTAATGGAAATCTGGAGTCCCAGGGTGCACTTGGTCTCATGTACTTTTACGGACAAGGCATCCGCCAGGATACTGAAGCTGCCCTGCATTGCTTAAGAGAAGCAGCGGAACGTGGAAATGTCTATGCTCAAGGGAATCTTGTGGAGTATTATTATAAGATGAAATTTTTTACAAAGTGTGTTGCGTTTTCCAAAAGGTGAATGTCTGCTTTGTGCTACTGTAACAGATTACTGCagagtgggtaatttataatgaacaggaatttatttcttatagctctgggggctgggaagtccaagatcaaggtggcagCAGGTCTGGTTGTCTAGGGAGGGCTGCATCCTCTGGATGAgaggaacactgtgtcctcacacggcagTGGAAGGCAGAAGGCAAGTTAGCTGAAAGCTGCAcaaagcctcttttataagggccttgATCCCATTCACAGcggaggagccctcatgacctaatcactttcTTAAAAGTCCCACCACTTGATgctatcacattggcaacacatgaattttggagcaGACACATTGTTCAAATCATAGCAGTAAGGTTTGAATATGTAAGCTGGATAAAAGTATTTATAAGAACTCCTACTAGATGTTCTATGCCAGTTCTTTCAATAGACCTCACTGCAATGTTGGAAATgatggctactgagcacttgagaTGCATCTAGTGCAACTTAGGACTaaacttttaaatcttatttaattttcattaatttaaatagccCCATTGCTAGTGGTTACTACATTGTATAGCACAATTCTATTCCATCAGTCTTTAGGATTTCAGTGCTACTGGCTTAAGcaagtttaactttttaaagcataaattgctttatttgtaagaagaaaaaatacttttacagcAGGATTATAAAAATGGCATATATACTTTACATAGCTTGGCACATCAGAAAtgtctataatattttaatttcttcctacACTCCTCAGTCATGTACTTCTGTAAGAGCACaactgaaataatggcttcatatagattttaaaatgagaataatggtTAAAAGACattaatatctaataaaatatatataaaaacttcttCTGCCTGAGTCCATAAGGCTCCATGTACTTGCCTACATTTATTTGGCCATAGtgtacaaaagcaatatataggaaaaacaggCCTGGATGTCCTGAGTGGCCATCAAACTATGTATGTGCTGATATATTTCCCAGTCACACCTCTGAAAGAAAGCATGAAGGTCTCCCTGTCTCCAATCCCTGGTGTGGGGCAGCGATCCACAAGAGAGGATAAAGGGAAGGGGAGCTGCTTCTACCTGCTCCTCCTCAACATCCTGGCTTCCAGGTAGCAGGCCACTTACAGGAGCGACTGCCAATGTCCCAAAGCAAATGCCCATCCTGATCAAAATAAGGCTTTaaatagttctttaaaatttttggaacTTTCCACATTTCTGTTCCACAAAACACTGTTGTTAAGATGGGATTGACTAGATCTCATTTTCACACAATTCTCTATATTTGTGTCTGCTTTATAAAGGATTACTTCTTTTCATTGCCCatttttaacacactgactgccacactagaaaaaatttttttctcctggggccacagtgttttattataaaaataaaaatctcaaaaccaAAATCATcctaatgaaaaatttgttatttttgttttctgtgcgtgagttatatgcaactcacGCAGAGCTAGAAGCAATTTTTACACTGCATGACACTTGAGATGTATGTGACTCATGACATacttattgaatttgtttcaGAGAATTGAGTTTTCATATGCTTCAttaggccccaggctcaaaactagcgtgaattaaatacaactcacatggcagttaatgtgttagaGTATAGATGTCCTGGTTTCTTAAAGTATTTTCTGGTCCTATGTGACTGATGTCCAAATTTAAGGTTGATGGTTCAATTCATgatccaaagaaacagaaaatgctttctttccACATTCAGTTTAAATCCACAAAGTGGTAATTAAGCTTACAATatgaatattataagaaaaaagaaacatacctTTGTTTTCTAGTAAGCTGGCTGGGTGTAGCCATAGGGAAGCTGTGAAGTAACCATTTGAGTTAGTTCCTATGTCCCTGGTATTAGTTGACTGTTATATATTGCTTCCCTGCATAGCAAACAACTTAGTTCTCAAAGGAATAGAGAGATTTAACTTTGGGCACAGGACAATTTCTAGACACAACATTTTGTAAACATGTAAACTACAACTGATGTCCTTTTTAATTTTGCAATTTAACATCCTATCAGGATTGCTGATTATGATGAGGTTCATGACATCCCCATGATAGCCCAAGTCACGGACTGTCTGCCGGAGTTCATCAACAGAGGCATGGCCATGGCGTCTTTCTACCATGCAAGATGTCTTCAGCTTGGCTTGGGCATCACAAAGGATGAAGCAACAGCTAAACAGTATTATTCTAAAGTAAGCTCTAGAACAAAATACAAACTGACCTGAAAAAAACTGCTGGGCTTTTAGCTGAGACTTGAACAACTTCATGGATTAGTGTTTTTACTACTCAATGACAATGCAGATAACGTCTGTCTGCAGAGAGGTTGTCCGACAAGCAGATTGTTTACAGATGATTCTGTCAAATAATTAGTATAATGAAACTCAGATGATAAATAAGCCCTATTTTGATccaaattattctttcattctgctactaccgtgtttccccccaaataagacagggtcttatatttttcctcaagacgacaccctagggcttatttcagGGGCTGTGCAGATactctgcgtagccacgcccatcactaggtcttattttcggggtagggcttatattgtgcaaatgcttagaaatcctgccacggtttattttatgggtaggtcttattttcggggaaacacggaaCTGCAGCCTAAGGCCCAGCACCAAGATCTTAAAGCCAAAAATTTCATGTCTTTCACCCAGAAAATGTGAGAACCTGTATGTTCATTCTGGTATCGTAATGAAATGtagtttttgaaaagtttttttacATGACATCAATCACACTTAGGAGGAGTATTTGTAAGTTTGAGATAATCAGTTAAAATAaggcttttcatattttaatccatgtgatccatttatttagatcccAAATGGATTTCACATCTAAAATGAAGCAACTTAAATAAAACTAGGGGTTGAGATGGAGATATTTAGTGGTTAGGGGATGGGGGGATCACtacaaatagtattttttaaaaaagaaaaaccaaaaagttgTTCATGCCTTAGGTCCATGACATCCATGAGTCCAAATTATAATGACATCATTATAAACTTTGTACAGCAATTCGTGTACTGTAGAAATTGTTCAGATTGAGCTGGGGAACAAGTCAAGGAACAATTTTCTGAGTCCCTTGGCTGCATCTGATATTACAGCAGTAGTTCCCAAATTTGTCTGCGTATTAAAATCACGGggggatcttttaaaaattccaaagctCAGGTCTTATTTTGGAACAATTCATCATGATCTCCAGGAGTGGGACACAAGTACAATTGTTGACACTCCCCACAAGATTCTAATGTCAGGTAAGTTTGAAACCTTCTTTtgcttgaaatttaaatttccagAGCATCAAATCTATATcaacacataaatatatgaacACAGTACACAACCAAATACAACTGACTTTTGAGGGTATTTATCACTATACCATTCTATTAGTATGAATAATACTTGTCtttgttaacttttttaaaaaaaatctaaatgcttTCTGTATTATACCAATTTCCAAATCAAGTCATTTTCAGATTCTGTGCTATCCTTAGTATCTTTAGAAAACTCTGGGTCAAACCTATTCACAAATATGGTACATATTCATCCTgaataaaacagcaaaacaaGCATTGCAATCTAAGAACTATTTTCCATCTGAGGTGAGACAACAGCCCCATTACTCTGCACTAGTAAGACCACATTTAGAATATGCACTCAGTTTTGGCCATTGTAAGAGAAAGAATGTCTCACTCAGAGCAAAAGGACATGAAGGGATCCTGACAGTGGTCTTCCCTGGACTGACAGTGTGTCCTGTAGGAAAGGAACCCTGGGGGAGGGAGCAGAATCAGGGCCAATGACAGTGTGTGATGGAATGAGGTCAGGCAGCAAGATGGTAAAAGGGGACCTTAGA
The nucleotide sequence above comes from Microcebus murinus isolate Inina chromosome 15, M.murinus_Inina_mat1.0, whole genome shotgun sequence. Encoded proteins:
- the LRP2BP gene encoding LRP2-binding protein isoform X2, with translation MKLTSEKLPKNPFSVSQHAAKDQKVFQWRKEKTDHYKHADLVEKALQLLKERIRRGDTLAYFLRGQLYFEEGWYEEALQQFEDIKEKDHQALYQLGVMYYDGLGTTADAEKGVSYMKKIIDSPCPKARHLQFAAAYNLGRAYYEGKGVTRSDEEAERLWLFAADNGNPKASVKAQSILGLYYSTKEPKELEKAFYWHSEACGNGNLESQGALGLMYFYGQGIRQDTEAALHCLREAAERGNVYAQGNLVEYYYKMKFFTKCVAFSKRIADYDEVHDIPMIAQVTDCLPEFINRGMAMASFYHARCLQLGLGITKDEATAKQYYSKACRLNPAVADELYSLLIRQRI
- the LRP2BP gene encoding LRP2-binding protein isoform X1 encodes the protein MCSVTTTKRRTVSFSEDTDCGSRMKLTSEKLPKNPFSVSQHAAKDQKVFQWRKEKTDHYKHADLVEKALQLLKERIRRGDTLAYFLRGQLYFEEGWYEEALQQFEDIKEKDHQALYQLGVMYYDGLGTTADAEKGVSYMKKIIDSPCPKARHLQFAAAYNLGRAYYEGKGVTRSDEEAERLWLFAADNGNPKASVKAQSILGLYYSTKEPKELEKAFYWHSEACGNGNLESQGALGLMYFYGQGIRQDTEAALHCLREAAERGNVYAQGNLVEYYYKMKFFTKCVAFSKRIADYDEVHDIPMIAQVTDCLPEFINRGMAMASFYHARCLQLGLGITKDEATAKQYYSKACRLNPAVADELYSLLIRQRI